GAATGTTGATCTCCGCGTGAATGAGTCCCCCGGTGCTTGTAGGCAAAACCGTGACCTAGCCATCACTCCTAATACCGTCATTGGGTTGTGACACCTACATTGAGTAAAAATAATCAAGGTTACAATATTTCCTgatgaagacaaaaaataagttgaatTATTGTTACTCCTCTTAGTTAAGGATACACAAAACGCTTAAAATATAGTTCAACAACCAAGTCTCCTAGTTGAATTGTTGTTACACCTCTTAGTCAAATAAGTTGAGAGAGAGTTAACCACAAAAAATGTAATCTACCCAATAAAGTATAACCCAATGTGCCAGTtgtcaataaaaattaaataaagtttATGATTATGGGCCCCTCCAATCAAGAAATTTTGGTGACTAGTGAGTGTATTAAATAATACTTAATTGCGAAATTGTCAAATTCatgataaaagtaaaaaacctGGACCCTCCATTTTCACACTTGAGAAGCTCACAATGGCTCGACTCAGCGCATTGCTTGATCAGCTCGTCTCTAATGGCAGCTTTCTCCAAGCCCTTTCTCGGCCCACCGACAAAACTAAACAAGTTTGGTCTCTCGACATTTTTCATCTTGTCCTGCCACGTCACCATTTCTGCTGACGTGTACGGATGAAAATAAGAAGGATACGGTATACCAAAGTGATTGTCACCATTCCAAGGCTGCCTCTCCACGGTCAGCACCGACATGTTCATGACACGTGGCATTTGCATGAGCATGTTAGCTCCAAAGTCAGTGTCGGAGGAGCGCATGAAATCCCAAGCTGTCCTCCCTATGGCCAAGAAATGATCACGACCGTTGCTTCTCTTCCACCATCGTTGGCCACTAATGTAGTTGACTAATCTGACAGCTAGCTCGTCGCGCTTGGTCAGGTTTTGCTCTCGGAACACGCTTGAAGCGTAGAGACCACCGTAGAAAGGGACGTAGAAGATGTCGGCAGTGTCTGGCTCATACGTGCGGCATGGATGGTTTTCGACACGTGCGTGGAAGATCATCTCGGCTATGAACTGGTGCGTAGAGAACCACGAAGTTCGTCCGCGGTGAAGAGGCTGTCCAAGGCCATTGTTGGCCACGTGAGGGCACATGTTGGTGTAGATGTTTAAGTGTCGGCAATTTTGGAGGAGACCGATGTTGAACTCTTTGGGGAGATCGTACACGTAGACGGTGAAATTGTGGTCGCATGTGCGAGGGATTGAGGCTGTGAATTCTATTGTGAAGGGGAAATTGAGAGTTAGGAAGAGGAAACAAATTGagcaaaggagaagaagagtgagaAGTGTCAACTTGAcggtttctctgtttttggaGTATTTCTGCTTCTCTTTGTCGTTCTTCTCCGGCCAGTGATTGATCTTGACTTGCCTCTTATTGAAAGTCATGGTaaatggagagagagagagaaatatgaGGTGAGAAGTCGTGAGATATTTAAAGAATGAGACAATGAGGTTTTATTACTTTTACTTTCACGTTTGGTGGAACATGAAACCCagggtatttttttttgttttctaatgtGATATATTCAAAATTGTATCCAttagttatgacttatgaatTCTGTTGACTTTTATTTGAATCAAACTCTTaatctctatttttatttatttttaactttatcTTGCATAtaatgagaaaaacaaaaaataatcatataccAGTATTTCTTTCCAAAAGTGGTTTAAACTGCTTTTTGTTCtatctttaaataaattttgtcgGTAACAACTTGTCTTAGTGATATATGGAGAAATCtcataattataatttggttttaagtaACCTTTGTTGATGACAATTGTTTAGAGctgtaatattatatttttgctctaatgaaacaaaaatgaagaagtttAATTGTTTTCACATTGGTTTAGCCTTAAAGGGGTATGAAGTGACATGGGGTTTTTCAAACCAttgtttcctctgttcttctttAGCTATTGgtaaaacgtttttttttgctcaaatCAAAACGCTTAAACCGCATATTAGAACACTTAACAAATACAGTAGTCATAGTAAAAATATGTTGAAGTGGCTGACGTTAAGCATCCTATAGCTTCTTGTTACATTAACATTCctacaaaatttgatgaagGGCATTTTAAGCAAAGAGACTAAACATATACAACAACCTAAagttttaaagtatatatagtCTGGTCATAAAGAAGCTAATATAGTCTAGTCTacataattaacaaatttatagaaacaaaaggTCTTACgtaacaaaacttaattaggACAAAATTCGAAATCTTGAATTAATTTTCAAGCAAACAAGTGGAGCAGTAGaaacttttcaaaacaaattaagccTCAAACACCATACGTATTTGGAAGAATAAAAAGACATGTAAGATGCCACACATACTATTGTTTCGTCAAACTAAAGCACTAAATCAATCGGGTAACACACAAAATATCTGTCGACGTTAGGTCCACGTCCACGACGAGTAGAAAAACACCAAGGAAGAGATGCATTTGTCTTACTTAATAAAGCCCATTCTTCTGGGCTTCCAAATATTGAGGCCTTGTTACTTCAAAAGAATGAAGATAGAGTTCAGTAAGTTGATAAGGCCCACAATGATTACAATATATACAtcatttgaatatatttgcaccgaaaaaaaagaaagaacagagaacttttagattttatgGAAAATATAGAACATATACACTGAATagcaaaaggaaaataaaactgattaAATAATATCCGAAGGGTTTCAACAAGGTCAAGATTTCTTCGTAACAAACCTCTGAGAGTGAAAGAGTaaagtaagagagagagatcgtATGAAACTGACTATTTTCTCAATGAAGTGTAAAACTATACAATGTTGCcttatatacaaatatctcGTATGCTAATGCTAACTTAAGcttaatgatgatattatgcTAAACATAACCAGATCAGAGTAAAAGTACTTGTGATATGGTATAATGAAATAAACCTAAGCCTATGAAAATCTATTTAACTTTTCGGATCGAACTGATCACAACAAatagtttatttgatttatgaatCTTAGAGTTCGTACTTGATTTCATCTGCAATTGTTTAATGAGAGTTCTCTTGTGTGtggttcaaaagaaaacaaatgagagagaataaaaaacaatgagGCTAATTAATGGTAAATAGAGTAGCATGGTTGCATGCGGCAAGGCTACTATAGGTCTATTATTATAACTGTTTCAGatatcaaaaaggaaaatctcttctttcctaTTTTCATCAATAGGTACAGGTAAATAACATTTACTGTATATGTTAATGCAACTGATATTAATTCGTATAcgttaatttaaatttgtatggAGTCGCTTTATCTATAGAttaatataacatttttacatAGCTCTATGATTAGGATtaatatgaattatttttgtattggtgtattttaatagtttttctattttaggtaggatagtgttttagggttttgcaCGGATTATATATGGATTTTAAAGTTCTTATAGATAATCTACTTATGTTTTCTCAAACATGTCAGTTATGTTTATtaatatgaattatttttctatagcTCTATGATTAGGATTTTGTCTATTTGTTTATTGATTTCGGTAATATGAAGATATTTCAACGAATCTAAAAAAACATGgtttattcataaatttttGGATTCAGACgtatcatcatatatattttgattttatattattcTCACAATCAAGGGATCACTAATTTATTCATAGAAAAGTTATATACTTATACGTATATACTGTACTATTTGGCAAGAgcgtatatatatgaaactatATAACCTAGCTACTAGACTTCTATTCCTAGCTTCAGTAGAAGCAGAAAGATACAAAACTTTGAGTTACAACAAAACTATTTTACTCACAATGATAACAACAACTCggtctttttaaaatttcaacttAAACTCAAAgatatttgtgaaaaaaatattttaaattggttaaaatatttgaaactgCAAGTTAAGATCATGTCCCCCCCACGTGACAATATAAAACTTCTACACAAGTTTCCATCAAGAGATTTTCGTAATTAATTAAGTCAATAGAGACATTAATTAACATAAGAAATGAGAGAATGGTAAATGAAGAGTTAAGAGCATGCATGTAATGTAAATGGAAATgcaaatgagaaaacaaatattaaggCAGCAACTTTAAACATTCTTCTGCTTCTTGGACTGCACGACGGTGCAGAGTGTTTGAATCGATGGCAGTGTAGATTGATTGCTATTTAACAGTTAGCTGCAACATTTTTAGTGTAGTTCTGAGCCTATCACTAGGCACATATCATACCTACttctatacatatatatttcatgtaTCTGTATTTATCTATACGTATGTATtcattatacatatatacatgtagAGATGTGGTGGATAACGGACGTAGAATCCCGAGATAAATCGGAAGAAAGGTACGGGACGAAAACGTTTTTGCTTGACGGATCTGTCTCTACGTGTGTATGTTGGCTTTTAGTGATATACGAAAGATTTGTAATTAGTTAAAGTTGTCTTCACAttgctttctctctctttttctttgtcttaaCCGTGACTTGTTCACATCTTTCGTTCGTACTTCAAGTTTTtctagctttttcttttcctattCTATCACAGACAAGTGACACAaccatttattttcatttttctagtGTATAACCTCAATGTTATCTTCACTTACATACTAGAATAGGAATGGTATAATATGCAGTTATTTTCCTCTCCCTTAAATACGAAAGTATCAAATAAAACTGTTCGAATTTGGAACTTATTCTCAAAATTCGAATCGTGATATTCTACAcacaaaattctcaaaattcaTGAGGACACAATAGAATCTATGTATGTTTATACACTATTTTCCAGAGTCAAGCGATGAGTAGTGGTTAAATACCTTGATCACCGAAAATCTATGACCACATGCGTAgctaaaacagtttttttctATAGTGAGAAAATAGTTAAGATTCATGGTCATGACTCATGACTCTACTACATCTTCTTAATGCTTTACAAATTTCCAAATTTCATTtggtcttctttcttttttcttttagtaaataatcatattttgttgaaacaaatttaacatttcaaaaaaaaaaaaaaagttaagaaaatgacaatattattttcaaataaggATACAGAATAGTAcgttttattatatgtttcttgattCAAATCTTATATTCCAATCTTCACTCAAAGTCTCAAGCATCTCAATATGACAACCTAAAAGTGTAATAGGTGCCTTGTTATACGGCACTGCCGTGGAACTATTCACAGTTCTTTcgtccaaaattaaatatcaaattatattatttggtcAACATGTATACTTTTGAGTTGACATCACCCGAGagaataaaatcataaaccaaacgatataataataaaataaaatcagaagTAGGATCGGCCGAagctacaaaagaaaaatgtccAATCAGGTCGGGCTACTGATAGACCGGTTTGGGTTAACTATATATAGCTAgacaaagattcaaaatttgtgGGCTGATTAATGTGATTACTTCCATATCAAACTAcatctaattttttattacattatttATCTAAATATGTTTTACTATAGAACGATGGACCGAAGAATCAGTTTGGTCTCATGGATCATAAACATAATTCTTAGATCATCcgaaattatatgatttttatccACATGATGACGTTAcgttacaatatatataatgacCATTGCTAAACAAAGTTCATTTATATTATACGTGTAATATATGTACTTATTTAATTTccatatatatgcatgtgtaTGAGTGTATATACGTAGACAGTGATTCGTACCCAGCACACGTTGCTTGGAACGTAAAGACCCATCTCTGTCTGTTTTCATTATGTACTAAGTACTAACATATGCTTCTTCGAATAGGCCAGTGTCCGTACGATTAAACAATGCTAGCTAACCCAGGACATCAGAAAACCAATAGAAATTTCATGCATGTTAAATCAATACAGATAAGTTAGAGATTCGCCAACCTCACATagtcacatatatatatatatatatatatatatatatatcattctaTGTGTAGTCTGCTATAATTTGTTCAAACGAGGCAAGGTACACTATCGATGTGCTTCTCCAACatatataatgtataattcttttgttataCAGTTTGCTCATGGTTGGGCACAcgcaagagaaaaaaaaatgtatgctTATATTTTGGGATGATCACCGATGTGTAAGATCCTTTCAGGGTTTGCAAATTAAAGAtccatttttttgtcaacaaaaacaaaatgttatcgtaaaaacgttgcacaaaagttaaaatcttGCAAAATTACTTCCgaatcatattttattttgtgtagtGTCGATGACTTAGTTAATGGTATAAacgtaatattttttttaatattaagtGCATCGtgactttgaaaaaaaaactctcctAATAATTCgattttcttttaccaaaagTATCATaatttactctcttttttctctatgCATTACAGCATTATAGTACAATATTTGagagtaataaataaattagctGATTATggatcaaaaataaatatgtagCACGTATAGTGGGCGTAAATGTTGGTCAGTGTACGCAAGAACGCAAGTAcaaatttttactttataattataaccaaaaaaaacgagtcgagtttttattttattttattattgataattttaaaaatataaaaaatggaaGTAGTAGTTGATAGAAACTAGAGTAAAGCTGAAAATGCAAAGGTGAAGTTTTACTAGTTAGGGGAATTCAGCTTGCATCTAACGGTCTCCACCTGGATCTAGTTACTTCTTTCTTACACtttatatgttataaaatgtcctttttaattttgattttgaacaACCAACACCAAATCCCATAAACCAATTCCCTCCAATCCCCAATCCTCATAGCTAGCTTCAAGCCAAAGTAGCTGAGAGTTCTAGATGAGCTCAGATAAAGGCTGTTCCAATCTCACTACACATTGTATCATATATTATCAAgacaatctctttctctctctctctctgaccAATTAATTTGTCCGGTTCCTCTCTGTCCTCTCGTTGTTctctaataatatat
This sequence is a window from Arabidopsis thaliana chromosome 1 sequence. Protein-coding genes within it:
- a CDS encoding Exostosin family protein (Exostosin family protein; FUNCTIONS IN: catalytic activity; INVOLVED IN: biological_process unknown; LOCATED IN: membrane; EXPRESSED IN: 18 plant structures; EXPRESSED DURING: 13 growth stages; CONTAINS InterPro DOMAIN/s: Exostosin-like (InterPro:IPR004263); BEST Arabidopsis thaliana protein match is: Exostosin family protein (TAIR:AT2G20370.1); Has 782 Blast hits to 782 proteins in 34 species: Archae - 0; Bacteria - 0; Metazoa - 6; Fungi - 0; Plants - 758; Viruses - 0; Other Eukaryotes - 18 (source: NCBI BLink).) → MTFNKRQVKINHWPEKNDKEKQKYSKNRETVKLTLLTLLLLCSICFLFLTLNFPFTIEFTASIPRTCDHNFTVYVYDLPKEFNIGLLQNCRHLNIYTNMCPHVANNGLGQPLHRGRTSWFSTHQFIAEMIFHARVENHPCRTYEPDTADIFYVPFYGGLYASSVFREQNLTKRDELAVRLVNYISGQRWWKRSNGRDHFLAIGRTAWDFMRSSDTDFGANMLMQMPRVMNMSVLTVERQPWNGDNHFGIPYPSYFHPYTSAEMVTWQDKMKNVERPNLFSFVGGPRKGLEKAAIRDELIKQCAESSHCELLKCENGGSRCHNPMTVLGVMARSRFCLQAPGDSFTRRSTFDAMLAGCIPVFFSPHTMYTQYMWYLPDDKRSYSVFMDEKNNTHIEQELLRISENEVVQMREIVIDLIPRLTYAHPNSTNYDLPDAVDIALEALAKQARDNVVVSL